CTACTGCATTTACTATGCTAAACATCGTACTGATTCCCTCTTTATAGCGCGAAACCCTGTTTTAAGTGTGATTATTAGGAATTTATTTTTCATTTAGTTTCATCTGTTTTCAAGTTTGGAAACACCGAAAATCATTTGCTATATTGGGATCTATGAATGTTATCTGCATCGAAGAAAAAGCTTTTGATAACCTATTGGATAGGATGTTCAAGTATGTCCGATCCCAACTGGAAACCAACACAGTCGATAAATGGATCGACAAAAAAGATGCGAAGCGTTTACTGAGAATAAAATCAGATACCACCCTTCAAAAATTGCGGGATGAAGGCCAGATAAGGTATTCACAACCCGAAAAAAAGCATATCCTTTACGACCGGGATTCCATCAACGCTTATCTTGAGGCGCATGCCATGGAGCCTTTCAATATCAAATAATTTCCCTTACCTCAACTGGAGTTCGAAAATCTTCAGTACATACTTTTTCTCATTATGTTTCTTTGAAGAATAAACCCTCAAAAATGGGGTTTACTTTAACCAAAGTATCATTACATATCCTTTAATTAGGACATCGACTTGTTCTGCCATGTTCCTGCGGAAGTTCAAAAATATTCCACTCCAAGACTTCCCGAACGAACCGCTTCGCCGGTTCGCATTCGGGGCCTTTCCGTTCCAGATTTTCGAACCCCCTCGTCACCGCGTAAAAACCCAAGCGGCGAAAAAGCCGCTTGCCTTTTCCTCCCCCTACCCACAAATATTTTGGATATTTCCCAAAATCCGTAGTTTTTTTGACTCCATATTAGACCAGATAATTTACTCGATTGGTCTTAAATGGTCTCTATTGGTCTTAAATGGTTTTACGACTTAAAATATTGATAATTAGACTATTATAATTCAATTTCATGTATTATATTTATCCACGTAGGTGGATAGCAAGTGATGTTTTGCGCACCGCAAAAACGCCTACTTCTGACGAAGTGAAAAACGATAAAATCGGTTTAATAAATGGCTAGTAACAAAGGTGGTAGAAAACGTCTCGGGGACAAGAAAAGGGAGCATGCCATAACGCTCAGGTTCAACGGTACGGAACTGGAAAAAGTGAAGAGCATCCTTCAATCCTATAATCTCGATTTTGGAAAAAGGGGAACGGTCGGCCCTTTTCTAAGAAAGCTCATTTTGAACGGAAAAACTACAAAGGAAAAACGTATTCCCGATGGCTTCTCGAACCTCAGTTACCAGATCAATAAGATAGGCACCAACATCAATCAACTCGTCAAGGTTGCCAACTACAAGAACATACGTAGCCCGAACGCTAACCTTGAAAGGGAAATCAAAAAAGCTAGTCAACTAATGCTCGAATTGATAGAAACAATCAACACCAAAAACCAAAAATGATAGCAAGGGTACTTTATCGGAAAAGTGTACAGGGCGTGCTGAAGTATGTCTTGGGCAAAGAAGAAAGTACCGTACTCGGTTTTCAGAATACCTATTCCGATACGGATACCAACATGAAGTTTTTCGGTAGGGTGTTGTACCATCTTGGCAATCGGCACGATTCCGAAAAACGGTATGCGCATATTTCACTTAATCTTCCCCGTGGCGAGAACTTGAACGACAGGGAGTTTTTTGAACTCTCCAAAAAGTATATGGAACACATGGGCTATGGCGAACAGCCCTATGTCGTTATCCGTCATCACGATACCAAACACGAGCATGTGCATATCGTCTCGTCCACCATCAAGGAAGACTGTTTGCAGATCAACCTTTCCAATGATATCAGGAGGAGCATAGCGACCCAGAAATACCTCGAAAAAGAGTTCGATCTTTCCCCATCTCCCGATACAAAGCAGACCAAGGAACTTCCGAAATACGAAATGCCCGAATTCCGGAACCGGGACATTAACGGGGTCAGGTTCTATATACAGGACATCGTAAACAACACCATACAGAAGTACAAGGTGCGAAGTTTTAAGGAACTTGAAGAACGCCTTAAAGACCATCATATTGAGGTAAAGACGGTCGAGCGAAATGGAAGGCTAGGAGTATCCTATGGAGTCGCAGTAAAGGATGGATACAAATCGAGGTTCATCAACGGCTATACCGTGCATCCACAGTTGAGCGGGCCAAAACTGCAAAAGGTCTTCGAGCAGAACCAAAGCTCGAAACTATTGCCGATGGTCAAAAGACGACTGGAAAAACAACTGCAAACCACTTACGAACTATTCAAGACGATAGACCCCGAACATCTGCCCGACATTCTGGAATCCTATCAAAAACTGGATTGCAAGGTCGATTATGATGAGGAAGAAAAAGCAGTTGACTTTACCATTTATGACAAATCT
This genomic window from Maribacter sp. MJ134 contains:
- a CDS encoding helix-turn-helix domain-containing protein produces the protein MNVICIEEKAFDNLLDRMFKYVRSQLETNTVDKWIDKKDAKRLLRIKSDTTLQKLRDEGQIRYSQPEKKHILYDRDSINAYLEAHAMEPFNIK
- the mobC gene encoding plasmid mobilization relaxosome protein MobC, which produces MASNKGGRKRLGDKKREHAITLRFNGTELEKVKSILQSYNLDFGKRGTVGPFLRKLILNGKTTKEKRIPDGFSNLSYQINKIGTNINQLVKVANYKNIRSPNANLEREIKKASQLMLELIETINTKNQK